The proteins below are encoded in one region of Halostella salina:
- a CDS encoding ribbon-helix-helix domain-containing protein, translating into MSTDSDAGGEGEMEKINVRVPQSLLTQIDEIWEERGYANKSEFIRDALRDAVNPPTQLSEEALEHLAESRKQREQGETVSQDDVKGRLGIDD; encoded by the coding sequence ATGAGCACCGATAGTGACGCCGGCGGTGAAGGCGAAATGGAGAAGATCAATGTCAGAGTGCCGCAGTCGCTTCTGACACAGATCGACGAGATCTGGGAGGAACGGGGATACGCGAACAAGTCCGAATTTATTCGCGATGCACTCCGGGATGCCGTCAACCCCCCGACGCAACTGTCTGAGGAAGCGCTCGAGCATCTGGCTGAGAGCCGCAAGCAGCGAGAGCAGGGCGAGACGGTATCGCAGGACGACGTGAAGGGCCGCCTGGGAATCGATGACTGA